A segment of the Pedobacter faecalis genome:
CAAAGATCATGGGCTTAAAGCCGTTGTCGGCCGAGAAAGACCTGGTGATGGAGCATAAGTTTGACGGCATTGAGGAATTGGACAACCCAACACCTGCATGGTTTATGGTGTTGTTTTACGGAACAATCTGCTTCGCAATTGTGTACATGCTCAGCTATCATGTGTTTGAATGGGGACCTTTGCAGGAGGAGGAGTATGTGATGGAGCTTCAGAAGGCGGAAGAGGAAAAGGCAGCCATGCTGCTGAAACCCGGCAATGCTGCGAATAAAATTAATGAAAATAATGTAGAGCAGTTGACAGACCCTGCGGCAATCCAAGCTGGTGCAGCAATATTTAAAACCGCTTGTGCCTCCTGCCATGGCGAGCATGCAGAAGGCCTGGTGGGGCCTAACCTGACCGACGAATACTGGCTGCACGGCGGAAGCATAAAGGACATCTTCAAGACCATTAAGTATGGCGTGCCCGACAAGGGGATGATTGCCTGGGAGAAGACCATGCGGCCAAAGCAGATCGCCGAAATAGCCAGCTATATTCTGTCCCTGCAGGGAACTAATCCGGCTGGTGCCAAAGCGCCGCAAGGCGAAAAGATGTAATGAT
Coding sequences within it:
- a CDS encoding cbb3-type cytochrome c oxidase N-terminal domain-containing protein; the protein is MMTDIFISILLVTALILLIVAILLLKVVRVYVQESLNPSPYISAEEREKLDLQTAAEPKPEAIKEKLSIWSKIMGLKPLSAEKDLVMEHKFDGIEELDNPTPAWFMVLFYGTICFAIVYMLSYHVFEWGPLQEEEYVMELQKAEEEKAAMLLKPGNAANKINENNVEQLTDPAAIQAGAAIFKTACASCHGEHAEGLVGPNLTDEYWLHGGSIKDIFKTIKYGVPDKGMIAWEKTMRPKQIAEIASYILSLQGTNPAGAKAPQGEKM